AGCTGGATAGATAATCCGATAGATGTGATTGAGTATATTATGTCTATAACGCTGCTCTGAATAGGTTGGCACATGATATATCTGCTCTACTTTGAATAGAATCGACTCGATTTTTTCGACAATCTTTGAATTTCGATTGGATATATCTACATCCTCTAAATCAAGCTGTAACGACATCAAATAATTGACCAGGAAGACAATTTCGTCTTCTGAAAATGTGGTGTACTCATTCATCTGAGTTTGAAACGCTTGGGCCACATCATATTCCTTAAACTCTGTTAACTTCATCAGTTCTTTATCATCAATAACAACCAGACGTTTTTGATTCATTTGATGAATCATTATGAGTAGCTGCACGGTTAACTTTTTATAAATAGTGAATTCGATATTTAACTGATACTTTATGTTCATTTCATCCACTAATCTAAAAACGCTTTCAATTGTCTGTGAATCCACCCATGACTGAAAATGCTGAATAACAAAATCCTTATAGTTTTCTTTTTTCACATGAATAGAAGTGAAAAAGCTCTCAAGTAGGATTCTTTTTTGCATTTCTGTTCCAAGCTAGTTTAATCCCCTTAAACACCCTAGTATCAATTGATACATCAATTCCTAGAGAATAAATGTTTATCGTGAGCTTCTGCATACGACTTCGAATCGTTTGTGGCGAATAATAAAAGGCTTCTGCTAGCTCTTCATAAGTAGTGTATTCATCTCTATTCATTAAGAATTGGATGATTTCAAACTCAAGAATAGCCTCTTCAGGTTCCTTATTTGTTAGATCAACCTCCTCTTGATTTCCTTGGCTATCGTCAGACATCATTGCATATCCTTGAGGAGATGAGACGATGACGATATCACTGAAGTTCTCATTAATATCTTTTATATAATTACGAATGGTTCGATCTGTAACGTTTAACATGTCTGCTAACGTTGCAGCCGATACGTAACCTTGGTTTTGCTTTAATAGAAAGTCAATTAATTGTTTACGTTTTTCATGCAAATCAACCACAACCTTTCTATGACTCAACAATAAGACACCTCTATTGAAAGCGCTATATCAGTAGATTTTCCTACTGCTAGGAAAAAATACACCTTGTTAGTAACAATAGCTCTACCACCAGCTTTTAAAACAAAAAAAAACAAACCAGATAACGGTTTGTTTTTTTATCCTTTATTCGTTTATGGGATCATATTGTCTGCCGCCGCGTACAACTCATACCATTCTTCTCTTGTTAATGGAATGTCTGATCCTGCTGCGGACTCTTGCAGACGACCCGCATTTGTTGTGCCAAGTACCACTTGAATGTTTGCTGGGTGGCGTGTGATCCACGCGACTGCAATGGTGGTTGGAGTGACATCATATTTAGTGGCTAAGCGCTCAAGCACTTTGTTTAATGTAGGAAAACGCTGATGATCACCTACAAAGACCCCATCAAAGAATCCCGTTTGGAATGGCGACCATGCTTGTAGCGAGATATCGTTTAATCGGCAATACTCCAGTGTGCTGCTATCTCTATTGACTGCATTTTCTGTGTTCATATTTAAGGACACACCGGAATCAATTAATGGTGTATGCGCTAAGCTGAATTGAACCTGGTTCACCACTAGTTTTTGATTTAAGCTCTTTTGTAACAGCTCAATTTGCATTGGATTATGATTAGATACACCAAAATGACGTACCTTTCCAGACTCATGTAGTTGATCAAACGCTTCTGCTACTTCTTCTGGTTCCATTAACGGATCTGGACGATGTAGCAACAAAATGTCCAAATAATCCGTTTGCAGTCTTTTTAAGATATTGTCAACGGATGACAGGATATGGTCCTTAGAAAAGTCATAATAACCAGTCGCCCCTCTTCTAATCCCACATTTACTCTGAAGAATCATTTTTTCTCTCACATTTTTATCCATAGAAAGCGCTTTCGAAAACTGTTCTTCACAACTGCCTCCACCATAGATATCTGCATGATCAAAAAAGTTAATACCCGATTCCTGTGCTGTATGAATCAATGTTTCCGTTTCTTTTAGTGTAAGATTGTTAATTCGCATATTGCCCATGATAATATTGGATACATGTAGATCGGTTCCTTTTATGTTAAATGTTTTCAATTTTCGCACCCTCCTATTAATCGCATCTATCTTATGAATAGCATACTAAATTGCAGGGGAACTGTATACTTTTAAGGAGTTAGAGATGATTTATCTCTAACTCCTTTTTCTTATTTTTTAACATGCTTGAGGAATGTCGTAAGTAGCTCATCTAGCTTTTTGTAGTCCTCGAATTCTAGAGATAGATTCTCTACTAATTGTGATGGTATACGTGTCGCTTTTTGTTTTAATGCTTCTCCCTCAGCTGTTAGTGTAATAATAACACTGCGCTCATCCTCAACCGACCGCTTTCTTTTTAAGAGTCCATGACTTTCCATTCGTTTTAACATCGGCGTTAAGGTTCCTGAATCGAGCAATAGCTTTTCTCCTAATTCTTTAACTGTGTTCGCATTTTTTTCCCATAAGACTAGTAACACAAGATATTGTGAATAGGTTACATTTAGTTCCTCTAATAAAGTACGGTACATCTTCATTATTTCACGTTCTGCCGTGTACATCTTAAAGCAGATTTGATTTTCTAGCTTTAGTATCTCGTTATCCACGTTGGTCCCCTTTCCCTATCTATTACTATCTATCATACACAATCCGGCCCATTAATGACAAAATTAAATTTTGCACAATCTAATTGTTGACTAATCAAATTGTGAGCGTTATTATGATTGTAAGCTATTCAGTTTTGCGCAACTTAATTTCAGGGGGTT
The nucleotide sequence above comes from Alkalicoccobacillus plakortidis. Encoded proteins:
- a CDS encoding HTH domain-containing protein, with translation MSHRKVVVDLHEKRKQLIDFLLKQNQGYVSAATLADMLNVTDRTIRNYIKDINENFSDIVIVSSPQGYAMMSDDSQGNQEEVDLTNKEPEEAILEFEIIQFLMNRDEYTTYEELAEAFYYSPQTIRSRMQKLTINIYSLGIDVSIDTRVFKGIKLAWNRNAKKNPT
- a CDS encoding aldo/keto reductase; amino-acid sequence: MKTFNIKGTDLHVSNIIMGNMRINNLTLKETETLIHTAQESGINFFDHADIYGGGSCEEQFSKALSMDKNVREKMILQSKCGIRRGATGYYDFSKDHILSSVDNILKRLQTDYLDILLLHRPDPLMEPEEVAEAFDQLHESGKVRHFGVSNHNPMQIELLQKSLNQKLVVNQVQFSLAHTPLIDSGVSLNMNTENAVNRDSSTLEYCRLNDISLQAWSPFQTGFFDGVFVGDHQRFPTLNKVLERLATKYDVTPTTIAVAWITRHPANIQVVLGTTNAGRLQESAAGSDIPLTREEWYELYAAADNMIP
- a CDS encoding MarR family winged helix-turn-helix transcriptional regulator → MDNEILKLENQICFKMYTAEREIMKMYRTLLEELNVTYSQYLVLLVLWEKNANTVKELGEKLLLDSGTLTPMLKRMESHGLLKRKRSVEDERSVIITLTAEGEALKQKATRIPSQLVENLSLEFEDYKKLDELLTTFLKHVKK